Proteins found in one Anopheles aquasalis chromosome 3, idAnoAquaMG_Q_19, whole genome shotgun sequence genomic segment:
- the LOC126575241 gene encoding unconventional myosin IC isoform X2, producing MERTLLYGGVLRMERGLHDRDRVGLQDQVLLEDYHSEDAFIDNLRKRFQENLIYTYIGHVLISVNPYRELPIYTESDVKEYRKRHFFEAPPHVFALSDNAYRSLTEENRGQCILISGESGSGKTEASKKVLQFIAAATGHTHNVEGVKDKLLQSNPVLEAFGNAKTNRNDNSSRFGKYMDVQFDYAGVPEGGNILNYLLEKSRVVHQSGGERNFHIFYQLLAGADDNLLRELHLKRNLDTFYYLSDGANGNVANIRDADNFRTVQKAMSVIEIGEQEQRQILDIVAAVLHMGNVGFTEEEGKAKILKPESVTAIAKLLGCNEEQLTNAFTHRTIEARGEIVTSPLNRDLAIYARDALAKAVYDRLFSWLVSRINTSLHAEGAAKKNSVMGILDIYGFEIFKKNSFEQFCINFCNEKLQQLFIELTLKQEQEEYLREGIEWVPVEYFDNKVICNLIEEKHKGIVALMDEECLRPGDPTDLSFLAKMNDNLGSHPHYICHSRASTTVQKTMGRDEFRLVHYAGDVTYSVHGFLDKNNDLLFRDLKETMASCGNGIIKRCFPEADIGSKRRPETAVTQFKNSLNNLMDILMCKEPSYIRCIKPNDLQTHGQFDVELVRHQVKYLGLMENLRVRRAGFAYRRTYELFLQRYKCLSKQTWPHYHGQAKDGVQILANELGYEKDDYRMGKTKIFIRFPKTLFETEDAFQAKKHYLASIIQARWKGRRQRRAYLEIRARIIAGQSYIRRYLAIQELKRRREAVAKIRFFIKGFITRHDEPNECNRSFIQHTKRHWLTKLSKSLPNTFMNHTWIAAPKHCQEASELLRRMHKLHLARAYRLALSAERKRQLDLKVLSEAVFKNRKRNYPESIGPWFVDDRIAKQHATPISNFTVTQMNGEKLHYSTPVIKYDRRGYKPRERFFLLTDRAVYLLDGKTYKQKHRLPLDKIDFCITNERDGIMLIRIPLELKKDKGDLILDIPDVIECCIWILDVTKNRSIVNIVDTGSLSHNLVRGKTGVIEIQTGPQPSITRAKSGNLLVIAGQ from the exons ATGGA AAGAACACTACTATACGGCGGGGTACTGAGAATGGAGCGCGGattgcacgatcgcgatcgggtTGGTTTGCAGGATCAGGTGCTGCTAGAGGATTACCATAGCGAGGATGCCTTCATAGACAATCTGAGGAAACGGTTTCAGGAGAACCTGATCTAT ACCTACATCGGCCACGTTCTGATATCGGTTAACCCGTACCGCGAACTACCGATCTACACCGAGAGTGACGTCAAGGAGTACCGGAAGCGACACTTTTTTGAGGCCCCACCACACGT gtttgCGCTAAGCGACAATGCGTACCGGTCGCTGACGGAGGAAAACCGAGGCCAGTGTATCCTGATCTCGGGCGAGAGTGGTTCGGGCAAGACGGAAGCATCGAAGAAGGTGCTCCAGTTCATAGCGGCCGCAACCGGGCACACGCACAATGTCGAGGGAGTCAAGGATAAGCTGCTCCAGAGCAATCCGGTGCTGGAAGCGTTCGGTAATGCGAAAACGAACCGCAACGACAACTCGTCCCGCTTCGGCAAGTACATGGACGTACAGTTTGACTATGCCGGTGTACCGGAGGGTGGTAACATACTGAACTATCTGCTCGAGAAGTCACGCGTCGTGCATCAGAGCGGTGGCGAGCGGAACTTTCACATCTTCTAccagctgctggccggtgcGGACGATAATCTGCTCCGCGAGCTGCACCTGAAGCGCAATCTGGACACGTTCTACTATCTGAGTGATGGT GCGAATGGTAATGTGGCAAACATTCGTGATGCCGACAACTTCCGGACCGTCCAGAAGGCGATGAGTGTGATCGAGATCGgtgagcaggagcagcgccAGATTCTGGACATTGTGGCCGCGGTCTTGCACATGGGTAACGTAGGATTCACGGAGGAAGAGGGCAAAGCGAAGATACTGAAGCCCGAATCGGTGACGGCCATTGCGAAG CTCTTGGGATGCAACGAGGAGCAGCTGACGAACGCGTTCACACACCGGACGATCGAGGCACGGGGTGAGATTGTGACCAGCCCGTTGAatcgcgatctcgcgatctACGCACGCGATGCCCTAGCGAAGGCTGTGTACGATCGCTTGTTCTCGTGGCTCGTCTCGCGCATCAACACATCACTGCACGCGGAAGGGGCAGCCAAGAAGAACAGCGTTATGGGCATCCTGGACATCTACGGGTTCGAGATATTCAAGAAGAATAGCTTCGAACAGTTCTGCATCAATTTCTgcaacgagaagctgcagcagctgttcaTCGAGCTGACGCTgaagcaggaacaggaggagtATTTGCGCGAGGGCATCGAGTGGGTACCGGTGGAGTACTTCGACAACAAGGTGATCTGCAATCTGATCGAGGAGAAGCACAAGGGCATCGTGGCGCTGATGGACGAGGAGTGTCTCCGGCCGGGCGATCCGACCGATCTGAGCTTCCTGGCGAAGATGAACGATAATCTGGGTTCGCATCCGCACTACATCTGCCACAGCCGGGCGTCGACGACCGTACAGAAGACGATGGGGCGTGACGAGTTCCGGCTCGTACACTACGCCGGCGACGTGACGTACAGTGTGCACGGTTTCTTGGACAAGAACAACGATCTGTTGTTCCGCGATCTGAAGGAAACGATGGCGAGCTGTGGCAATGGCATCATCAAGCGATGCTTCCCCGAGGCCGACATCGGTAGCAAGCGGCGCCCGGAAACGGCCGTCACGCAGTTCAAGAACTCGCTCAACAACCTGATGGACATTCTGATGTGCAAAGAACCGTCGTACATCCGGTGCATCAAACCGAACGATCTGCAAACCCACGGTCAGTTCGATGTGGAgctggtgcgccatcaggtgaAATATCTCGGCCTGATGGAGAACCTGCGTGTCCGGCGTGCCGGATTCGCATACCGCCGCACGTACGAGCTGTTCCTGCAGCGTTACAAGTGCCTCAGCAAGCAGACCTGGCCCCACTATCACGGGCAGGCCAAGGACGGTGTGCAGATACTGGCGAATGAGCTGGGCTACGAGAAGGACGATTATCGGATGGGAAAGACGAAGATCTTCATTCGCTTCCCGAAGACACTGTTCGAGACGGAGGACGCATTCCAGGCGAAGAAACACTATCTGGCATCGATCATACAGGCACGCTGGAAGGGAAGACGCCAGCGGCGAGCGTATCTAGAGATCCGTGCACGCATCATCGCGGGACAGTCCTACATTCGCCGGTACCTGGCGATCCAGGAGCTGAAGCGAAGGCGCGAAGCGGTGGCAAAGATACGGTTTTTCATCAAGGGTTTCATCACGCGCCACGACGAACCGAACGAGTGCAACCGGTCCTTTATCCAGCACACGAAACGTCACTGGCTGACGAAGCTGTCGAAGAGTCTACCGAACACGTTCATGAACCACACGTGGATCGCCGCACCCAAGCACTGCCAGGAGGCGTCCGAGCTGTTGCGCCGCATGCACAAACTACACCTCGCCCGCGCCTACCGGTTGGCGCTGAGTGCGGAGCGGAAGCGGCAGCTCGACCTCAAGGTACTGTCGGAGGCGGTGTtcaaaaaccgaaagcgaaactaCCCGGAAAGCATCGGACCGTGGTTCGTGGATGATCGCATCGCGAAGCAGCACGCAACGCCCATCTCCAACTTTACCGTCACGCAGATGAACGGCGAAAAATTGCAC TACTCCACACCCGTCATCAAGTACGATCGGCGGGGGTATAAGCCACGCGAGCGGTTCTTCCTGCTGACCGACCGGGCGGTCTATCTGCTCGATGGTAAAACGTACAAACAGAAGCACCGGCTGCCGCTGGATAAGATCGACTTTTGTATTACGAACGAGCGGGACGGTATCATGCTGATACGCATACCGCTCGAGCTGAAGAAGGACAAGGGCGATCTCATACTGGACATTCCGGACGTGATCGAGTGCTGCATCTGGATACTGGATGTGACCAAGAACCGCAGCATCGTCAACATCGTCGACACGGGCTC GCTTTCTCACAACCTAGTCAGAGGCAAGACTGGCGTTATCGAAATTCAAACCGGGCCCCAGCCTAGCATAACTCGGGCCAAGAGTGGTAACTTGCTGGTT ATTGCTGGACAATAA
- the LOC126575241 gene encoding unconventional myosin IC isoform X1 — MERGLHDRDRVGLQDQVLLEDYHSEDAFIDNLRKRFQENLIYTYIGHVLISVNPYRELPIYTESDVKEYRKRHFFEAPPHVFALSDNAYRSLTEENRGQCILISGESGSGKTEASKKVLQFIAAATGHTHNVEGVKDKLLQSNPVLEAFGNAKTNRNDNSSRFGKYMDVQFDYAGVPEGGNILNYLLEKSRVVHQSGGERNFHIFYQLLAGADDNLLRELHLKRNLDTFYYLSDGANGNVANIRDADNFRTVQKAMSVIEIGEQEQRQILDIVAAVLHMGNVGFTEEEGKAKILKPESVTAIAKLLGCNEEQLTNAFTHRTIEARGEIVTSPLNRDLAIYARDALAKAVYDRLFSWLVSRINTSLHAEGAAKKNSVMGILDIYGFEIFKKNSFEQFCINFCNEKLQQLFIELTLKQEQEEYLREGIEWVPVEYFDNKVICNLIEEKHKGIVALMDEECLRPGDPTDLSFLAKMNDNLGSHPHYICHSRASTTVQKTMGRDEFRLVHYAGDVTYSVHGFLDKNNDLLFRDLKETMASCGNGIIKRCFPEADIGSKRRPETAVTQFKNSLNNLMDILMCKEPSYIRCIKPNDLQTHGQFDVELVRHQVKYLGLMENLRVRRAGFAYRRTYELFLQRYKCLSKQTWPHYHGQAKDGVQILANELGYEKDDYRMGKTKIFIRFPKTLFETEDAFQAKKHYLASIIQARWKGRRQRRAYLEIRARIIAGQSYIRRYLAIQELKRRREAVAKIRFFIKGFITRHDEPNECNRSFIQHTKRHWLTKLSKSLPNTFMNHTWIAAPKHCQEASELLRRMHKLHLARAYRLALSAERKRQLDLKVLSEAVFKNRKRNYPESIGPWFVDDRIAKQHATPISNFTVTQMNGEKLHYSTPVIKYDRRGYKPRERFFLLTDRAVYLLDGKTYKQKHRLPLDKIDFCITNERDGIMLIRIPLELKKDKGDLILDIPDVIECCIWILDVTKNRSIVNIVDTGSLSHNLVRGKTGVIEIQTGPQPSITRAKSGNLLVIAGQ; from the exons ATGGAGCGCGGattgcacgatcgcgatcgggtTGGTTTGCAGGATCAGGTGCTGCTAGAGGATTACCATAGCGAGGATGCCTTCATAGACAATCTGAGGAAACGGTTTCAGGAGAACCTGATCTAT ACCTACATCGGCCACGTTCTGATATCGGTTAACCCGTACCGCGAACTACCGATCTACACCGAGAGTGACGTCAAGGAGTACCGGAAGCGACACTTTTTTGAGGCCCCACCACACGT gtttgCGCTAAGCGACAATGCGTACCGGTCGCTGACGGAGGAAAACCGAGGCCAGTGTATCCTGATCTCGGGCGAGAGTGGTTCGGGCAAGACGGAAGCATCGAAGAAGGTGCTCCAGTTCATAGCGGCCGCAACCGGGCACACGCACAATGTCGAGGGAGTCAAGGATAAGCTGCTCCAGAGCAATCCGGTGCTGGAAGCGTTCGGTAATGCGAAAACGAACCGCAACGACAACTCGTCCCGCTTCGGCAAGTACATGGACGTACAGTTTGACTATGCCGGTGTACCGGAGGGTGGTAACATACTGAACTATCTGCTCGAGAAGTCACGCGTCGTGCATCAGAGCGGTGGCGAGCGGAACTTTCACATCTTCTAccagctgctggccggtgcGGACGATAATCTGCTCCGCGAGCTGCACCTGAAGCGCAATCTGGACACGTTCTACTATCTGAGTGATGGT GCGAATGGTAATGTGGCAAACATTCGTGATGCCGACAACTTCCGGACCGTCCAGAAGGCGATGAGTGTGATCGAGATCGgtgagcaggagcagcgccAGATTCTGGACATTGTGGCCGCGGTCTTGCACATGGGTAACGTAGGATTCACGGAGGAAGAGGGCAAAGCGAAGATACTGAAGCCCGAATCGGTGACGGCCATTGCGAAG CTCTTGGGATGCAACGAGGAGCAGCTGACGAACGCGTTCACACACCGGACGATCGAGGCACGGGGTGAGATTGTGACCAGCCCGTTGAatcgcgatctcgcgatctACGCACGCGATGCCCTAGCGAAGGCTGTGTACGATCGCTTGTTCTCGTGGCTCGTCTCGCGCATCAACACATCACTGCACGCGGAAGGGGCAGCCAAGAAGAACAGCGTTATGGGCATCCTGGACATCTACGGGTTCGAGATATTCAAGAAGAATAGCTTCGAACAGTTCTGCATCAATTTCTgcaacgagaagctgcagcagctgttcaTCGAGCTGACGCTgaagcaggaacaggaggagtATTTGCGCGAGGGCATCGAGTGGGTACCGGTGGAGTACTTCGACAACAAGGTGATCTGCAATCTGATCGAGGAGAAGCACAAGGGCATCGTGGCGCTGATGGACGAGGAGTGTCTCCGGCCGGGCGATCCGACCGATCTGAGCTTCCTGGCGAAGATGAACGATAATCTGGGTTCGCATCCGCACTACATCTGCCACAGCCGGGCGTCGACGACCGTACAGAAGACGATGGGGCGTGACGAGTTCCGGCTCGTACACTACGCCGGCGACGTGACGTACAGTGTGCACGGTTTCTTGGACAAGAACAACGATCTGTTGTTCCGCGATCTGAAGGAAACGATGGCGAGCTGTGGCAATGGCATCATCAAGCGATGCTTCCCCGAGGCCGACATCGGTAGCAAGCGGCGCCCGGAAACGGCCGTCACGCAGTTCAAGAACTCGCTCAACAACCTGATGGACATTCTGATGTGCAAAGAACCGTCGTACATCCGGTGCATCAAACCGAACGATCTGCAAACCCACGGTCAGTTCGATGTGGAgctggtgcgccatcaggtgaAATATCTCGGCCTGATGGAGAACCTGCGTGTCCGGCGTGCCGGATTCGCATACCGCCGCACGTACGAGCTGTTCCTGCAGCGTTACAAGTGCCTCAGCAAGCAGACCTGGCCCCACTATCACGGGCAGGCCAAGGACGGTGTGCAGATACTGGCGAATGAGCTGGGCTACGAGAAGGACGATTATCGGATGGGAAAGACGAAGATCTTCATTCGCTTCCCGAAGACACTGTTCGAGACGGAGGACGCATTCCAGGCGAAGAAACACTATCTGGCATCGATCATACAGGCACGCTGGAAGGGAAGACGCCAGCGGCGAGCGTATCTAGAGATCCGTGCACGCATCATCGCGGGACAGTCCTACATTCGCCGGTACCTGGCGATCCAGGAGCTGAAGCGAAGGCGCGAAGCGGTGGCAAAGATACGGTTTTTCATCAAGGGTTTCATCACGCGCCACGACGAACCGAACGAGTGCAACCGGTCCTTTATCCAGCACACGAAACGTCACTGGCTGACGAAGCTGTCGAAGAGTCTACCGAACACGTTCATGAACCACACGTGGATCGCCGCACCCAAGCACTGCCAGGAGGCGTCCGAGCTGTTGCGCCGCATGCACAAACTACACCTCGCCCGCGCCTACCGGTTGGCGCTGAGTGCGGAGCGGAAGCGGCAGCTCGACCTCAAGGTACTGTCGGAGGCGGTGTtcaaaaaccgaaagcgaaactaCCCGGAAAGCATCGGACCGTGGTTCGTGGATGATCGCATCGCGAAGCAGCACGCAACGCCCATCTCCAACTTTACCGTCACGCAGATGAACGGCGAAAAATTGCAC TACTCCACACCCGTCATCAAGTACGATCGGCGGGGGTATAAGCCACGCGAGCGGTTCTTCCTGCTGACCGACCGGGCGGTCTATCTGCTCGATGGTAAAACGTACAAACAGAAGCACCGGCTGCCGCTGGATAAGATCGACTTTTGTATTACGAACGAGCGGGACGGTATCATGCTGATACGCATACCGCTCGAGCTGAAGAAGGACAAGGGCGATCTCATACTGGACATTCCGGACGTGATCGAGTGCTGCATCTGGATACTGGATGTGACCAAGAACCGCAGCATCGTCAACATCGTCGACACGGGCTC GCTTTCTCACAACCTAGTCAGAGGCAAGACTGGCGTTATCGAAATTCAAACCGGGCCCCAGCCTAGCATAACTCGGGCCAAGAGTGGTAACTTGCTGGTT ATTGCTGGACAATAA